In Pygocentrus nattereri isolate fPygNat1 chromosome 26, fPygNat1.pri, whole genome shotgun sequence, one genomic interval encodes:
- the LOC108436275 gene encoding G-protein coupled receptor 22-like — protein sequence MGTESYTHQLETSDGAGTLASITALEGQMGASAATGWYMPYPVSFQVSLTSVLLLELVLGFSSNLTVLVLYCSQSNLVDSVSNMVTVNLHVLDIVVCVLCLPLTVVIVLLPTGRNLALICCFHEACVTFTSISTAINVLVISLDRYDISVRPANRFLTPRWAALLLAAVWAVSLAVFFIPFIEVDFLSSEPDNGMADNSLNPAWRNRTLLCVGGQGYHTGLGMYYHILLQVPIFFATLVVMLFTYSRILRALNIRIGSHMRRSQRRGGPTCRGRRRKRKKKGSSADVEGGVQAANQTKNLTHPPLISSPTPTPTATSPPPMSSTPLVNASTATAPAPAVGVQASVSAIIALRRAVRRHRDRRERQRRVFRMSLIIICSFLGCWAPISVANILILAFGPSDGLVRARLWFLAMAYGTTISHPLLYAFTRQKLRRALRAKVKKRVVSLLQVDPSPGGTVIHNSWVEPRQGRKLRLEGSDATDRCLTEPL from the coding sequence ATGGGGACGGAAAGTTATACCCATCAGCTGGAGACCAGTGATGGGGCTGGGACGCTGGCCAGCATCACTGCCCTGGAGGGGCAAATGGGAGCAAGTGCTGCCACAGGCTGGTACATGCCTTATCCAGTCAGCTTCCAGGTGTCACTTACCAGTGTCCTCTTACTGGAGCTGGTTTTGGGTTTCAGCAGTAACTTGACTGTGCTTGTGCTTTACTGCTCCCAGTCCAACCTGGTCGATTCAGTCAGCAACATGGTCACGGTTAACTTGCATGTTCTGGACATCGTTGTTTGCGTGTTGTGTCTGCCGCTAACCGTAGTCATAGTGCTGCTGCCGACAGGTCGCAACCTGGCGCTCATCTGCTGCTTCCATGAAGCCTGTGTCACGTTCACCAGCATCTCTACGGCCATTAATGTTCTAGTCATTAGCCTGGACCGCTATGACATCTCAGTGCGACCTGCTAACCGGTTCCTCACTCCTCGATGGGCAGCGCTTCTGTTGGCTGCTGTATGGGCTgtgtctcttgctgtcttcttCATCCCCTTCATTGAGGTGGACTTCCTCTCCTCAGAACCAGACAACGGGATGGCTGACAATTCCTTGAACCCAGCTTGGCGTAACCGAACACTGCTCTGTGTGGGAGGACAGGGTTACCACACGGGCCTTGGGATGTACTACCATATTCTTCTACAGGTACCCATCTTCTTTGCCACGCTGGTGGTCATGCTTTTCACCTACTCAAGAATCCTTCGTGCACTGAACATTCGCATAGGTTCACACATGAGGAGGAGCCAGCGAAGGGGTGGACCCACCTGTAGAGGGCGCCGCAGGAAACGGAAGAAAAAGGGGAGCTCTGCAGACGTTGAAGGAGGAGTGCAAGCAGCGAACCAGACCAAGAACCTCACACATCCACCACTCATCTCCTCTCCAACTCCGACACCAACAGCCACCTCACCTCCACCTATGTCCTCTACCCCGCTGGTCAATGCCAGTACTGCCACAGCACCAGCTCCAGCAGTAGGAGTTCAAGCCTCAGTTTCAGCCATCATTGCTCTCCGCAGAGCCGTGAGGCGACACAGAGACCGACGGGAGCGCCAGCGCCGGGTCTTCAGAATGTCCCTCATAATTATCTGCAGTTTCTTGGGGTGTTGGGCACCTATTTCTGTGGCAAATATCCTCATCCTTGCATTCGGCCCCAGTGACGGTCTGGTTCGAGCACGGCTTTGGTTCTTGGCCATGGCATATGGCACCACCATATCGCATCCGCTACTTTATGCCTTCACGCGGCAGAAGCTCCGTCGGGCACTCAGGGCCAAGGTGAAAAAACGAGTAGTGTCCCTGCTGCAAGTGGACCCTTCTCCAGGTGGAACCGTCATCCATAACTCCTGGGTAGAGCCACGGCAGGGTCGTAAGCTTCGTTTAGAGGGAAGCGATGCAACAGATCGGTGTCTAACAGAAccattatga